One part of the Musa acuminata AAA Group cultivar baxijiao chromosome BXJ1-5, Cavendish_Baxijiao_AAA, whole genome shotgun sequence genome encodes these proteins:
- the LOC135673244 gene encoding protein PSK SIMULATOR 1-like: protein MGVLPKVLADLRTRVGSIDRERPVVGILAFEAAAAMARLISLYRSLDDDEVRRLRTDMRSQGVTYLTSKDQAFLLRLACAELVDELDRAASAVARFGHKCSDPLLRGFDRLYADLKAGGICLFLRDGRAADQERFGLGANVKSVEKWIKRMERYVAATSRLYAEMQSLNELEASERRIQQQWRRHSGPIPVQNPGVTPATHPVQFDLRSQRQKVRRLKDESLWSKTYDKAVDLMFRAVITVFARICVVFGPCVLGFPVGRDRNHRVLMLQSNLDYPGKYSSGPLERLAAKGVTSLRNSAPIFMNKGALDKPFESLGKVLEAAPNTVGGSGLALRYASVIVLAEKLLTIKSIEGHGAQEEEEAKEEAAAVAREEMYQMMPLGMRGTVRAKLGECWRREGGTTDASLAEGWKEAISAILAWLGPVAHDTLRWQEERNMERQQRFHTRPRVLIPQTLHFSDREKTETAIVEVLVGLSCMCWYEERGPESLRF from the coding sequence ATGGGCGTTCTTCCGAAGGTGCTCGCCGATCTCCGGACCCGAGTGGGCAGCATCGACCGGGAGCGGCCTGTCGTCGGGATCCTTGCCTTTGAGGCGGCGGCCGCCATGGCACGCCTCATCTCCCTATATCGCTCCCTCGACGACGACGAGGTCCGCCGGCTTCGCACCGACATGCGGTCCCAGGGCGTGACCTACCTGACTTCCAAAGACCAGGCCTTCCTCCTCCGTCTCGCCTGCGCCGAGCTGGTCGACGAACTCGACAGGGCTGCTTCTGCGGTCGCCCGATTCGGCCACAAGTGCTCCGATCCACTCCTCCGGGGCTTCGATCGGTTATACGCTGACCTCAAGGCCGGCGGGATCTGCTTATTTCTCCGCGACGGCAGGGCTGCCGACCAGGAGCGCTTCGGGCTCGGCGCGAACGTGAAGAGTGTCGAGAAGTGGATTAAGAGGATGGAGAGGTACGTCGCGGCGACCTCGCGGCTGTACGCGGAGATGCAGAGTCTGAACGAGCTGGAGGCCTCGGAGCGGCGGATACAGCAGCAGTGGCGGCGGCATAGTGGGCCGATCCCGGTGCAGAACCCGGGTGTAACCCCCGCCACCCACCccgtccagttcgatctccggtcGCAGCGCCAAAAGGTTCGGCGGCTCAAGGACGAGTCCCTCTGGAGCAAGACCTACGACAAGGCGGTCGATCTTATGTTCCGCGCCGTGATCACCGTCTTCGCCAGGATCTGCGTAGTTTTCGGCCCCTGCGTCCTGGGTTTCCCCGTCGGCCGCGACAGAAACCACAGGGTCCTGATGCTCCAGAGCAACCTAGATTACCCGGGCAAGTACTCGTCCGGGCCGCTGGAAAGACTGGCGGCGAAGGGTGTAACTTCCCTGAGGAATTCAGCTCCAATATTCATGAACAAGGGAGCGCTCGACAAGCCATTCGAGAGCTTGGGTAAAGTACTGGAAGCTGCTCCAAACACCGTCGGGGGATCTGGACTGGCTCTGCGATACGCCAGCGTGATCGTGCTGGCGGAGAAGTTGCTGACGATAAAGTCAATCGAGGGACACGGagcgcaggaggaggaggaggcgaaggaAGAAGCCGCGGCTGTCGCGAGGGAGGAGATGTACCAGATGATGCCATTGGGGATGCGGGGGACGGTGAGGGCGAAGCTGGGGGAGTGCTGGAGGCGGGAGGGTGGGACGACGGACGCGTCGCTGGCTGAGGGGTGGAAGGAGGCGATTAGCGCCATCCTCGCCTGGCTAGGGCCGGTGGCACACGACACGCTACGGTGGCAGGAGGAGCGCAACATGGAGCGGCAGCAGCGGTTCCACACCAGGCCGCGGGTGCTGATTCCGCAGACGCTGCACTTCTCCGACAGGGAGAAAACCGAAACCGCCATCGTCGAGGTT